The Microbacterium sp. Nx66 genome contains a region encoding:
- a CDS encoding 3-hydroxyacyl-CoA dehydrogenase → MSNITHVTVLGTGVLGTQIAFQTAYHGFQVTAYDISNDVIEAAKKRFDALVTTYKDDGVAGAAEGKADEALTRVRFSSDLADAVADADLVIEAIPEVLSIKQDTYRKLGELAPEKTIFATNSSTLLPSDLKDFTGRPAKFLALHFANRVWKFNTAEVMGTADTDPAVFDDVVAFAGDIGMVPIPVRKEKSGYVLNSLLVPFLNAGYALAAGGYAEPKDIDNVWRIGTGAPMGPFQITDVIGLTTPYNILAHGGEKDQALAAWLKSEYIDHGKLGVATGEGFYTYN, encoded by the coding sequence ATGAGCAACATCACACACGTGACCGTCCTGGGAACCGGGGTCCTCGGCACCCAGATCGCCTTCCAGACCGCCTACCACGGCTTCCAGGTCACCGCATATGACATCAGCAACGACGTCATCGAGGCAGCCAAGAAGCGGTTCGATGCTCTCGTCACCACCTACAAGGACGACGGAGTCGCGGGGGCAGCTGAGGGGAAGGCGGACGAGGCGCTTACCCGCGTCCGGTTCTCCTCCGACCTCGCCGACGCGGTCGCGGACGCGGATCTGGTCATCGAGGCGATCCCCGAGGTGCTGTCCATCAAGCAGGACACCTACCGCAAGCTCGGCGAGCTCGCACCGGAGAAGACGATCTTCGCGACCAACTCGTCGACGCTTCTGCCCAGCGACCTCAAAGACTTCACCGGACGCCCCGCCAAGTTCCTCGCGCTGCACTTCGCGAACCGGGTCTGGAAGTTCAACACCGCCGAGGTGATGGGCACCGCCGACACCGATCCGGCCGTGTTCGACGATGTCGTCGCCTTCGCCGGCGATATCGGGATGGTTCCGATCCCCGTGCGCAAGGAGAAGTCGGGCTACGTCCTCAACTCGCTCCTGGTGCCGTTCCTCAATGCCGGGTACGCACTCGCCGCCGGCGGGTACGCCGAGCCGAAGGACATCGACAACGTGTGGCGGATCGGCACGGGAGCGCCGATGGGACCCTTCCAGATCACCGATGTCATCGGCCTGACCACCCCGTATAACATCCTCGCTCACGGCGGAGAGAAGGACCAGGCGCTCGCGGCCTGGCTGAAGAGCGAGTACATCGACCACGGCAAGCTCGGCGTCGCCACCGGCGAGGGCTTCTACACCTACAACTGA
- a CDS encoding DUF2283 domain-containing protein, which translates to MRTTFDAEVDAAYITLVPETESGRSVRNEVVDIAGGTVVLDFDQSGMLLGLEILGATKLLDGVFLAGAERIDR; encoded by the coding sequence ATGCGAACGACTTTCGACGCCGAGGTGGATGCGGCCTACATCACGCTGGTCCCTGAGACTGAGTCCGGACGCTCTGTGCGCAACGAGGTTGTCGACATCGCCGGCGGCACCGTGGTGCTCGACTTCGACCAGTCAGGCATGCTGCTCGGCCTCGAGATCCTCGGCGCGACGAAGCTCCTGGACGGAGTGTTCCTCGCCGGCGCCGAGCGGATCGATCGCTAG
- a CDS encoding DUF4839 domain-containing protein → MTNTGARPQAATASETVKHETKTVQTVRGTEKLMISKWEKDGWELVSQNPGKLRTELVFRRPKPPLPWKLCAIIGGVLVVLGVFIGIMATIAGDKDDTAAPASTPSTEAVAPRDEPSTEAEEPVASAPAEEPTHTIENNADLASLLTGPAEGPTVEAFAQKYSGQLIEFDGAIGAMNNHEGYTTRYDILIVSGDYSETHSNGGPSFQFRDVNITNDLHLTGDVPDTLGVGDNVHVIARVGSLDGQLFLLEPVQTSVR, encoded by the coding sequence ATGACGAACACTGGCGCGCGCCCTCAGGCTGCCACCGCATCCGAGACCGTGAAGCACGAGACGAAGACCGTCCAGACCGTCCGCGGCACCGAGAAGCTCATGATCTCCAAGTGGGAGAAGGACGGCTGGGAGCTGGTCAGCCAGAATCCCGGCAAGCTCCGCACCGAGCTGGTGTTCCGTCGGCCGAAGCCGCCCCTGCCGTGGAAGCTGTGCGCGATCATCGGCGGCGTGCTCGTGGTCCTGGGCGTCTTCATCGGCATCATGGCGACCATCGCCGGAGACAAGGACGACACCGCTGCGCCGGCGAGCACTCCGAGCACGGAAGCCGTCGCGCCGCGTGACGAACCGTCGACGGAGGCGGAAGAACCCGTCGCAAGTGCTCCTGCCGAGGAACCGACGCACACGATCGAGAACAACGCCGACCTCGCGTCTCTGCTCACAGGTCCCGCTGAAGGCCCCACCGTCGAGGCCTTCGCGCAGAAGTACTCCGGCCAGCTGATCGAGTTCGATGGCGCCATCGGAGCGATGAACAATCACGAGGGCTACACCACCCGGTACGACATCCTCATCGTCAGCGGCGACTACAGCGAGACCCACTCGAACGGCGGCCCCAGCTTCCAGTTCCGTGACGTCAACATCACGAACGACCTGCATCTCACAGGTGACGTCCCCGACACGCTCGGCGTTGGCGACAACGTCCACGTCATCGCTCGCGTCGGCTCGCTCGACGGTCAGCTGTTCCTTCTCGAGCCGGTGCAGACTAGCGTGCGTTGA
- a CDS encoding TetR/AcrR family transcriptional regulator, with amino-acid sequence MLNHAYNAGVINTPITMIHAFRTRNSRVTSLVKTRQLIRTPASIHSLHSSVHVTEVAYRRSCAHALLAVRKKMSTLIRVSGMQQLSEHGRRPGVGGMEPRREQNMRLKRERIFRVASDLLRTRGFSAVTTQEVSAAAGVAAGTLFRYAATKSELLLMVYNEALRSSIDEGAARAASTPDPSAAVFARLCPLVAAAAREPENSAAYQRELLFGPHDAKFRAEGMALILTLEKSLSDTLRRAAPTLSDEEARVAGSSLFAVTHLAIARMTASDTPEADAIDDLRRQVTHIVTGVLHHTPAARSAAREEMKETRQ; translated from the coding sequence ATGTTGAACCACGCATACAACGCCGGAGTGATCAACACGCCGATCACGATGATCCACGCCTTCCGGACACGGAACAGCCGGGTGACGTCCCTTGTGAAAACCCGCCAGCTCATCCGCACGCCCGCAAGCATACACAGTTTGCACAGCTCTGTGCACGTTACCGAGGTGGCCTATCGCCGATCATGTGCGCACGCCCTCCTTGCGGTCCGCAAGAAAATGAGTACGCTCATTCGTGTGAGCGGGATGCAGCAGCTGTCAGAGCACGGACGGCGTCCGGGCGTGGGGGGAATGGAGCCGCGCCGCGAGCAGAACATGCGGCTCAAGCGAGAGCGGATCTTCCGCGTCGCGTCTGACCTGTTGCGTACGCGGGGCTTCTCCGCGGTGACAACGCAGGAGGTGTCCGCTGCGGCCGGGGTCGCCGCGGGGACCCTGTTCCGCTACGCCGCGACCAAGAGCGAGTTGCTGCTCATGGTCTACAACGAGGCACTCCGGTCGTCGATAGATGAAGGCGCCGCGCGTGCGGCGTCGACGCCGGATCCTTCCGCCGCGGTCTTCGCCCGCCTGTGCCCGCTCGTCGCCGCCGCCGCACGGGAGCCGGAGAACAGTGCTGCGTACCAGCGGGAGCTGCTGTTCGGGCCTCACGACGCGAAGTTCCGAGCCGAGGGCATGGCGTTGATCCTCACGCTCGAGAAGTCGCTCTCTGACACGCTGCGCCGCGCCGCGCCGACCCTCAGCGACGAAGAGGCACGGGTCGCAGGATCCTCGCTGTTCGCCGTCACTCATCTCGCGATCGCTCGGATGACGGCCTCGGACACCCCCGAGGCTGACGCGATCGACGACCTCAGACGTCAGGTCACGCACATCGTGACCGGCGTGCTGCACCACACCCCGGCGGCCCGATCGGCCGCTCGAGAAGAAATGAAGGAGACAAGACAATGA
- a CDS encoding type I glyceraldehyde-3-phosphate dehydrogenase, which yields MHNREWDSVSGHLEGVRAEGNEIIVGEHRLRVTSEREPGKIPWADAGVDVVIESTGRFTDRAGAAAHLDAGAKKVVISAPASEDVPAVVLGVNDDSIDWAEPIVSNGSCTTNCLAPMAKVLHDHFGIVSGLMTTVHAYTADQRLHDSPHRDMRRARAAALSTIPTSSGAARTIGKIIPDLDGKLTGLALRVPVPVGSITDLTAHLDSMVTAAQVNEAFRAAAEAGPLASYVQYSDAPIVSADIVGNSNSAIFDAPLTQVIGNQVKIFAWYDNEWGFSNRVVELASRMGRGA from the coding sequence GTGCACAACAGGGAATGGGACTCCGTGTCGGGCCACCTCGAAGGGGTGCGCGCCGAGGGAAATGAGATCATCGTGGGAGAGCACCGTCTGCGAGTTACTTCCGAGCGCGAGCCGGGCAAGATTCCCTGGGCCGATGCGGGAGTCGATGTCGTCATCGAATCGACCGGAAGGTTCACCGATCGCGCCGGCGCAGCGGCACATCTCGACGCTGGGGCGAAGAAGGTCGTCATCTCTGCGCCGGCCAGCGAGGATGTCCCTGCGGTTGTCCTTGGCGTGAACGATGATTCCATCGACTGGGCGGAGCCGATCGTCTCGAATGGGTCGTGCACTACCAACTGTCTCGCGCCGATGGCCAAGGTTCTGCACGACCATTTCGGCATCGTCTCGGGCCTGATGACCACCGTGCACGCGTATACGGCCGATCAGCGCCTCCATGACTCGCCCCATAGAGACATGCGACGAGCTCGCGCAGCGGCGCTGTCGACGATTCCCACGTCGTCAGGTGCCGCTCGAACGATCGGGAAGATCATTCCCGATCTTGACGGCAAGTTGACGGGCCTTGCGCTTCGAGTTCCGGTGCCTGTGGGGTCGATCACCGATCTCACCGCACATCTCGATTCGATGGTTACAGCGGCACAGGTGAACGAGGCGTTCCGCGCCGCAGCTGAGGCAGGCCCGCTCGCCTCGTATGTCCAGTACTCCGATGCGCCGATCGTCTCAGCTGACATCGTGGGGAATTCGAACTCCGCAATCTTTGACGCTCCGTTGACGCAGGTCATCGGCAACCAGGTGAAGATTTTCGCTTGGTACGACAATGAGTGGGGCTTCTCGAATCGCGTCGTTGAGCTTGCCAGTCGGATGGGGCGCGGTGCGTAG